The Pararhizobium sp. IMCC21322 sequence AGACGACGCCATCATGGCGGCGGCAGCAACGGCCGCAAAAAGTTTAAGTTTCATAATTATACCGCTCTTGTTTTGGCTGTCGGTCCAAAGGATGCACTATTTGATACATCTCAAGGGGCTGCCAGCGCTTGGTTTCTCCACTAAAAACGCGATCAGCTTTGCACGGCTTTCAAAAATTTGCATCGCTTTTTTTAAGAAGCCATGGTCATTTGGGGAAAACAAACTGGCTGTTGGCGGTCTGCTGCGGCCACCTGTCGGGACGTTGTAAAAGACAGGTAATGGAGATGTGGGGAAGAACGATGGAAACTGCGGCTCCAAAAAAATCGGGCAGGGCGAGGTTGGCCCTGATAGCCCATGATGAGAAGAAAACAGCGTTGGTGGAATTTGCCATGCGCCATCGCGCAGCGTTGCAGAATTTCGATATTGTCGCCACAGGCACAACAGGCGGGCGACTGAAGACTGCCTGTCCGAATTTGTCGATCACTCTTATGCGCAGTGGCCCACTGGGCGGTGATCAGCAAATTGGCGCGATGATTGCTGAGGGAACCATCAACGGGCTGATTTTCTTCATCGATCCACTGACACCAATGCCCCATGACGTGGATGTAAAGGCATTGATGCGCCTCGCTGTCGTTTACGATATTGCTACAGCTCTCAATGAAGCAACGGCGGAATTGATGATCGTCGACCCGGCACGCCTGTCTGATCCCCTGCCAATTGATCGGCGGGAGCGCGAACCGAAAGTAACACAATAGCGTGGGGCCGCATTCCGGTCGTTGCCTTGCCAATGATGGGCATCCCTCAAAATCACCTTGCCCGCCAGAGCGCCTTGTAGTTGACGGTTCCGCTGCTTTTTGTTTTGTGGTGTGTTCATTTGTAATTGAAATCGGAAGCGTTCCAGAAACATGACCCAGTCCGTTCAAAGTCACGAAAACCTTCCCTATCCGGTGCTGGTTGCAGATATTGGTGGAACCAATGCCCGTTTCGGTGTTCTGACAGACGCCCATGCTGAATTGAAAGAATTCGACACGGCTAAAACGGCAGATTTCGAAGGGCTTGAAGACGCCGCCGATGCAATGGTGCTGTCCCGCACTGCCATTACGCCGCGGTCTGCTGTTCTTGCCATTGCTGGCCCGATTGATGGTGAAGAGGTGCCTCTGACCAATTGCGACTGGGTTATTCGTCCCAATGCACTGATGCAGGCATTGCGACTGGATGAAGTTGTTCTGGTCAA is a genomic window containing:
- a CDS encoding methylglyoxal synthase — translated: METAAPKKSGRARLALIAHDEKKTALVEFAMRHRAALQNFDIVATGTTGGRLKTACPNLSITLMRSGPLGGDQQIGAMIAEGTINGLIFFIDPLTPMPHDVDVKALMRLAVVYDIATALNEATAELMIVDPARLSDPLPIDRREREPKVTQ